A window of Erpetoichthys calabaricus chromosome 12, fErpCal1.3, whole genome shotgun sequence contains these coding sequences:
- the LOC114662202 gene encoding trichohyalin-like → MAAAGKIQDFGAEMRSDENGTERTFSNLRQPINLRIVLLGTAQAEKIQVGNLLLGKMEFILECSTKGRMNKSERRGAIRGGKEITVVNTPDLLDPCIFLEELKMEMEQCTRLCFPGPHAFLIVLREGAFEDRDREAITLIEEIFGRSVFDHSLLVFTKHTHTSKMLKECLREATRHLQQLVDRCKKRYHLLNIEDVNNDSQVMELIRNIEEMRGGNPENCYRSSWLSRGAEGIQFDLKIMFDKILRHMQAEYNSQMFLKIKEMKRKQKMEETKMKQTLNEEYIGKEYCMKQDYEEKYLEKEKKMKDEFQQKETEMNAHLLEMWGNKLIKTEIELTQTYEQIKDNVTSVLRKHRNQSEFLKYDEESKGEHLSKKNENLKQDQKTRISYTDQKTLAEKQKNEEWGNDLKQLSQSPEEAYSGMFETVWMECEVEWHQLKWRIQQKHEEDLIKREKLLKQKIKTKFNEREKEKIQQKDAILNQFSKKGIQEQASEPEYYFESQSQKNRNTMKETLESNSLNKLTEEEKKQTTVKKEPKDRVQITLWKDAKNEKQKLKINEDEDLKERKRKKSKALVEEVCKKETVLALENHETNMFHFDLMRPNTCQTKMVKYSGDTGFDKAQQDIHQCTEDVKRRNKQHEQNTQFAKPQDIQTDKKELSKTEHDKQKKDEPIPKNDNGHMHKEEKTTASNNPQGKRSANGNVQIKEVETLSGHQKCAISGMREKDKHTKLSLELGQQQINTLNVQKATKQSKLILNKGSFNDQQGPKASKDEAQEINKSVVKEDNKKTFGSNQLPFGKHETDLIDSTKAVVIQGQSEIMTTCEKDEDVGDRGVKKAEQDPPKRKEDKLMMKRKQEFEHEQFSEAQKQNREYENELRKTEPESQKGETLIRQNENKQIYKEDMNRGINDIQTQVNQDEYSKVDSEQEFSRNQNNVNVDSMEKEAHTISNKEYTEEDKTLQKGDMNKLKSNKDVDLKDGGQDVNLTIAVVNKNKEDDLSQISLEEHEISQCDHRIPKKTNINVETYRLKDRTEKEVINTEQDLHLRANNDGMEKKKTEMGYENLIKAQEHEYEKQKGLSKIKPEEKHEEIFVTKQENDQVDTDSTATGRNNSERQKCQDETEELSKKTKEVKTESDTKEKRANMDREYSQQHKEICREQVNETECRSGEPNLAFSEQEQLKSNKDGNLQNAEHEMSKSPEEATVDGCSLNQTNTCCPDNYQINVASDTDGIKDTEHKDVRKTGQDLHAGLNGETSERNQTY, encoded by the exons GGCTGCTGCAGGCAAGATACAAGATTTCG GTGCAGAAATGAGAAGTGACGAAAATGGCACTGAGAGGACTTTCAGCAATTTAAGGCAGCCTATTAATTTAAGGATTGTCTTGCTTGGGACAGCACAGGCCGAGAAGATTCAAGTGGGCAATTTACTACTTGGCAAGATGGAATTTATACTGGAATGTAGCACAAAGGGGAGAATGAACAAGTCAGAGCGAAGAGGTGCTATACGGGGAGGGAAAGAGATCACTGTAGTCAACACACCAGATTTGCTTGACCCCTGCATATTCCTTGAAGAACTTAAAATGGAAATGGAACAATGCACTAGGCTGTGCTTCCCTGGACCCCATGCCTTCTTGATTGTATTGAGAGAGGGGGCATTTGAAGACAGAGATAGAGAAGCAATCACACTGATTGAGGAGATATTTGGAAGAAGTGTGTTTGACCATTCTTTACTGGTCTTTACAAAACACACTCACACAAGCAAGATGCTTAAAGAGTGTTTGAGAGAAGCAACAAGACACCTCCAACAACTTGTGGACAGATGTAAGAAGAGATACCATCTTCTTAACATTGAAGATGTCAACAATGACAGTCAGGTTATGGAACTCATAAGAAACATTGAGGAAATGAGAGGAGGAAATCCAGAAAACTGCTACAGGAGCAGTTGGTTATCAAGAGGAGCAGAAGGAAttcaatttgatttaaaaataatgtttgataAAATATTGAGACACATGCAGGCTGAGTATAATTCACAAATGTtcttaaaaatcaaagaaatgaagAGGAAGCAGAAGATGGAAGAAACGAAAATGAAACAGACGTTAAACGAAGAATACATTGGAAAAGAATATTGTATGAAACAAGATTATGAAGAGAAATatctagaaaaagaaaagaaaatgaaggatGAGTTTcaacagaaagaaacagaaatgaatgCACACCTTTTGGAAATGTGGGGAAACAAATTgattaaaacagaaattgaacTTACACAAACTTATGAACAAATCAAAGACAATGTAACATCAGTGTTAAGAAAACATAGAAACCAGTCAGAATTTTTGAAGTATGATGAAGAAAGCAAAGGTGAACACCTCAGTAAGAAGAATGAAAACCTCAAACAAGATCAGAAAACAAGAATAAGTTACACAGATCAAAAAACACTAGCAGAGAAGCAGAAAAATGAGGAATGGGGAAATGACCTTAAACAACTGAGCCAGTCTCCTGAAGAGGCATATAGTGGCATGTTTGAAACTGTTTGGATGGAGTGTGAGGTGGAGTGGCACCAACTAAAATGGAGGATTCAACAGAAACATGAAGAAGATCTTATTAAGAGGGAAAAGCTCTTGAAGCagaaaattaaaaccaaattcaacgagagagaaaaggaaaaaatacagcaGAAGGATGCAATATTAAATCAGTTTAGCAAAAAAGGCATTCAGGAACAAGCGAGCGAACCTGAATATTATTTTGAAAGTCAGTCACAAAAGAACAGGAACACCATGAAAGAAACCTTGGAGTCAAACTCTCTGAATAAGttgactgaagaagaaaaaaagcaaacaacagtAAAGAAAGAACCGAAAGACAGGGTACAGATAACTTTATGGAAGGATgcgaaaaatgaaaagcaaaaactaaaaataaatgaagatgaGGATCTGAAGGAAAGAAAGCGAAAGAAGTCTAAGGCACTGGTGGAGGAAGTCTGCAAGAAAGAAACTGTGTTGGCTCTGGAGAATCATGAAACAAACATGTTTCATTttgatctgatgagaccaaacACTTGTCAAACAAAAATGGTAAAGTATTCAGGCGATACAGGCTTTGACAAAGCACAGCAAGATATACACCAATGCACGGAGGATGTGAAGAGAAGAAACAAACAACATGAACAAAATACACAATTTGCCAAACCACAAGACATACAAACGGACAAAAAAGAATTAAGCAAGACAGaacatgacaaacaaaaaaaggatGAGCCTATTCCAAAGAATGATAATGGCCACATGCACAAGGAGGAGAAGACCACAGCATCGAACAACCCACAAGGAAAAAGGTCTGCAAATGGAAATGTCCAAATAAAAGAAGTGGAGACACTTTCAGGACACCAAAAATGTGCAATTTCAGGGATGAGGGAAAAGGATAAGCATACAAAGCTGAGCCTGGAGCTGGGCCAACAACAgataaacacattaaatgtacagAAAGCAACAAAACAGTCAAAACTGATACTAAATAAGGGGTCATTCAATGATCAGCAAGGACCAAAAGCAAGCAAAGATGAAGCTCAAGAGATAAATAAGTCAGTAGTGAAAGAAGACAACAAGAAAACCTTTGGCTCAAATCAGTTGCCTTTTGGAAAACATGAGACTGACCTAATTGATTCTACCAAGGCTGTTGTTATTCAAGGACAGTCTGAGATTATGACTACCTGCGAAAAAGATGAAGATGTAGGAGATAGAGGTGTCAAGAAGGCAGAGCAAGATCCACCTAAAAGGAAGGAAGATAAACTgatgatgaaaagaaaacaagagttCGAACATGAACAGTTCAGTGAAGCACAAAAGCAAAATCGAgaatatgaaaatgaattaaGAAAAACAGAACCTGAGTCACAAAAGGGTGAGACCCTAATTAGACAGAATGAGAACAAACAGATATATAAAGAAGATATGAACAGAGGAATAAATGATATACAAACACAAGTGAATCAAGATGAATATTCCAAAGTAGACAGTGAGCAGGAATTTTCAAGGAACCAAAACAATGTAAATGTAGATTCTATGGAAAAGGAAGCACACACAATCTCAAACAAAGAATATACTGAAGAAGATAAAACACTACAAAAGGGAGATATGAATAAACTAAAAAGTAATAAAGATGTTGATCTAAAGGATGGCGGACAAGATGTAAATTTGACAATAGCGGTggtaaacaagaataaagaaGATGACTTGAGTCAGATATCTCTAGAGGAACATGAGATAAGCCAGTGTGATCATCGCATCCCAAAAAAGACCAATATTAATGTTGAAACCTATAGGTTAAAGgatagaacagaaaaggaggtgataAATACTGAACAAGATTTACATCTAAGGGCAAACAATGATgggatggaaaagaagaaaacagaaatgggATATGAAAATCTCATTAAAGCACAAGAACatgaatatgaaaaacaaaagggattaagcaaaataaaacctGAAGAAAAGCATGAAGAGATCTTCGTAACAAAGCAAGAGAATGACCAGGTTGACACAGACAGCACAGCAACAGGAAGAAACAACTCAGAAAGACAAAAATGTCAAGATGAAACAGAGGAGCtgtcaaagaaaacaaaggaGGTAAAAACAGAGTCAGATACAAAGGAGAAACGTGCAAACATGGACAGAGAATATAGTCAACAACACAAAGAAATATGCAGGGAACAAGTGAATGAAACAGAGTGCAGATCAGGAGAACCAAACCTGGCATTCAGTGAACAGGAGCAGTTGAAAAGTAATAAAGATGGTAATCTGCAGAACGCAGAACATGAGATGAGTAAATCTCCAGAAGAAGCTACAGTGGATGGCTGTAGCTTAAATCAAACAAACACCTGTTGCCCTGATAATTACCAAATAAATGTGGCCAGCGATACAGATGGTATAAAAGATACAGAACATAAAGATGTGAGGAAAACTGGACAAGATTTGCATGCAGGGTTGAATGGTGAGACGAGTGAAAGAAACCAAACTTACTGA